The Catenuloplanes niger genome includes a window with the following:
- a CDS encoding VTC domain-containing protein, producing the protein MTPIALDELVARAALLHRVDRKYVLSGAELSAFLDRLGDDTRVLEIDGRRTFRYRSDYLDTPALTSYLGAAHRRRRRFKIRFRRYEESGARFIEVKTRGNRGGTVKERIPHDAATLTPDGLAYVTAVLGAAGIPAAGLRLSPALTTRYRRTTLFLPGSGSRVTVDEELGWELPDGTARRVPDRFVVETKSAGGASAADRVLWSLGRRPCPVSKYATGLAALRPGLPANRWLPVLRRLAPVPTAHHLTAPLKGSRA; encoded by the coding sequence GTGACGCCGATCGCGCTGGACGAGCTGGTGGCGCGCGCCGCGCTGCTGCACCGGGTGGACCGCAAGTACGTGCTCTCCGGCGCGGAGCTGAGCGCGTTCCTCGACCGGCTCGGCGACGACACCCGCGTCCTGGAGATCGACGGCCGTCGCACGTTCCGCTACCGCTCCGACTACCTGGACACGCCGGCGCTGACCAGCTACCTCGGCGCGGCCCACCGCCGGCGGCGCAGGTTCAAGATCAGATTCCGGCGGTACGAGGAGAGCGGCGCCCGGTTCATCGAGGTGAAGACGCGCGGGAACCGTGGTGGCACGGTCAAGGAGCGGATCCCGCACGACGCCGCCACGCTCACCCCGGACGGGCTCGCCTACGTCACGGCGGTGCTCGGTGCGGCCGGGATCCCCGCCGCCGGGCTGCGCCTGTCCCCGGCGCTGACCACCCGCTACCGCCGCACCACGCTCTTCCTGCCCGGCAGCGGTTCGCGGGTGACCGTCGACGAGGAGCTCGGCTGGGAGCTGCCGGACGGTACCGCGCGCCGGGTGCCGGACCGGTTCGTGGTCGAGACCAAGTCGGCGGGCGGCGCCTCCGCGGCCGACCGCGTGCTCTGGTCGCTCGGCCGCCGCCCGTGCCCGGTCTCGAAGTACGCCACCGGCCTGGCCGCGCTCCGGCCCGGCCTGCCCGCCAACCGCTGGCTGCCGGTCCTGCGCCGGCTCGCCCCCGTTCCCACCGCACACCACCTGACCGCACCGCTGAAAGGCAGCCGAGCATGA
- a CDS encoding DUF4956 domain-containing protein, producing MQQLIVIAVDLVAIGVLVFAVYFPRHHRRDLVAAFLGVNIGVLAVSLVLASSTVGVGLGLGLFGVLSIIRLRSDEIAQHEVAYYFAALALGLLAGLSGTVTPLTAALMALVVAALVAGDHPALFRRHRARTLRLDTAHTDEAALTAHLEVLLGARVLHVSIKSVDLVNDTTLAEVRYLAPPRRARVADRGPALERIEAGR from the coding sequence GTGCAACAGCTGATCGTCATCGCGGTCGACCTGGTCGCCATCGGCGTCCTGGTCTTCGCCGTCTACTTCCCCCGCCACCACCGCCGGGACCTCGTCGCCGCGTTCCTCGGGGTCAACATCGGCGTGCTGGCCGTCTCCCTGGTGCTCGCCTCGTCCACGGTCGGCGTCGGGCTCGGCCTCGGGCTCTTCGGGGTGCTGTCGATCATCCGGCTGCGGTCGGACGAGATCGCCCAGCACGAGGTCGCCTACTACTTCGCGGCGCTGGCGCTGGGCCTGCTGGCCGGGCTGAGCGGCACCGTCACGCCGCTGACCGCCGCGCTGATGGCGCTGGTCGTGGCCGCGCTGGTGGCCGGCGACCACCCGGCGCTGTTCCGCCGGCACCGCGCCCGGACACTGCGGCTGGACACCGCGCACACGGACGAGGCCGCGCTCACCGCACACCTGGAGGTGCTGCTCGGCGCGCGCGTGCTGCACGTGTCGATCAAGAGCGTGGACCTGGTCAACGACACCACGCTCGCGGAGGTCCGCTACCTGGCGCCGCCGCGCCGCGCCCGGGTCGCCGACCGCGGGCCGGCGCTGGAGCGGATCGAGGCCGGGCGGTGA
- a CDS encoding ADP-ribosylation/crystallin J1, with translation MAGRVENPDGTTTLWRPVGPAELDLIARSGYAAFPPRLPDQPIFYPVLNEAYAARIAAEWNVEASGAGHVTRFRVATDFARRYPSRQAGGREIAELWIPAEDVPELNAHLVGPIEVVSSSEDRAVSPGPFGEVPESE, from the coding sequence CTGGCCGGCCGGGTCGAGAACCCGGACGGCACCACCACGCTCTGGCGCCCGGTCGGCCCGGCCGAACTCGACCTGATCGCGCGGTCCGGCTATGCCGCGTTCCCGCCGCGGCTGCCGGACCAGCCCATCTTCTACCCGGTCCTGAACGAGGCCTACGCCGCGCGGATCGCCGCGGAGTGGAACGTGGAGGCCTCCGGCGCCGGCCACGTCACCCGGTTCCGGGTGGCCACCGACTTCGCCCGCCGCTACCCGAGCCGCCAGGCCGGCGGCCGGGAGATCGCCGAGCTGTGGATCCCGGCCGAGGACGTTCCCGAGCTGAACGCCCACCTGGTGGGCCCGATCGAGGTGGTCTCCTCGTCCGAGGACCGGGCGGTCTCACCGGGACCGTTCGGCGAGGTTCCGGAGAGTGAGTAG
- a CDS encoding GNAT family N-acetyltransferase, which produces MPELIPPTTALHAEWLAAHREWGPGAHEDGFGLLPVDRPETPAGFAAWIARLENAPDSTYRWIVDGAEIVGGIALRHALSGSAASMGHIGYGIRPSARRRGLGGWALRRMLAHAREVGLDRVLLVCLVDNEASARLIERHGGVLDGAPDVVRRYWIRLSA; this is translated from the coding sequence ATGCCGGAGCTGATCCCGCCCACGACCGCGCTGCACGCGGAATGGCTGGCCGCGCACCGGGAGTGGGGACCGGGCGCGCACGAGGACGGCTTCGGGCTGCTGCCGGTCGACCGGCCGGAGACGCCCGCCGGGTTCGCTGCCTGGATCGCCCGGCTGGAGAACGCGCCGGACAGCACGTACCGGTGGATCGTCGACGGGGCCGAGATCGTGGGCGGCATCGCGCTGCGTCACGCGCTGTCCGGTTCCGCCGCGTCGATGGGCCACATCGGGTACGGGATCCGGCCGTCCGCGCGCCGGCGCGGGCTCGGCGGCTGGGCGCTGCGGCGGATGCTGGCGCACGCCCGCGAGGTCGGCCTCGACCGGGTGCTGCTGGTCTGCCTGGTGGACAACGAGGCGTCCGCGCGCCTGATCGAACGGCACGGCGGCGTGCTCGACGGCGCACCCGACGTGGTCCGGCGGTACTGGATCAGGTTGTCCGCATGA
- a CDS encoding SRPBCC family protein — MPVVESSITVPVPPDVAFAVSQTVAPVRYRWDPFVRRQYLMDGAARPGKGVRTFTRSRHGLSMVSEYVSFAPPTNVGMKMVRGPWFFEMFAGGWRFAPAPGEPGHTVATWRYSFRCRPAWLRPIADRIGVWLLTRDIEKRISGYARGCTDPVVLASL; from the coding sequence ATGCCCGTGGTCGAGTCGAGCATCACCGTCCCCGTACCGCCGGACGTGGCCTTCGCGGTGTCGCAGACGGTCGCGCCGGTGCGCTACCGCTGGGATCCGTTCGTGCGCCGGCAGTACCTGATGGACGGCGCGGCCCGGCCGGGCAAGGGCGTGCGCACGTTCACCCGGTCCCGGCACGGGCTGAGCATGGTGAGCGAGTACGTGTCGTTCGCGCCGCCGACGAACGTGGGCATGAAGATGGTGCGCGGGCCGTGGTTCTTCGAGATGTTCGCGGGCGGCTGGCGGTTCGCGCCGGCGCCGGGCGAGCCCGGCCACACCGTGGCGACGTGGCGGTACAGCTTCCGCTGCCGCCCGGCCTGGCTCCGCCCGATCGCCGACCGGATCGGCGTCTGGTTGCTGACCAGGGACATCGAGAAGCGCATCAGCGGGTACGCGAGGGGCTGCACCGATCCGGTCGTGCTCGCCTCACTCTGA
- a CDS encoding FAD-binding oxidoreductase yields MDSTDLAPFSPPGTDEYAAACAAFQLAAPVDPAGAFTARSVGDVVRAVTTARRAGLPLRVHTTGHAMGRSAPVTGALLLRPLIDAPVRVDPATRTARIPAGKRWSDVLPEAVAHGLTAAHGSSATVGAVGYLLNGGISFYGRRFGVAANLVRSITLVTAAGEVVVTSAAAHPELFWALRGGGGGFGVVVEVEVALVPMHRVVTGMAVWDAAGAATAGPAWQRWAETAPREVTSSLRLLNVPPLPTVPPALAGRRILVLDGAVAAESPAELERAEKVAAEMLAALPAPEFSTWAPAGPETLPMTHMDPVEPIPFRSDTLLLRSLPEAGWAALLDAAGRTELLAVELRQLGGAFAEPAPDGGAFQRVEAPLLYWACGLPGERTEADLAAVRAALAPYATGLTAPTFADHFTQPQRTYDERTRARVERIRHDVDPAGLFAGDVAAIRDH; encoded by the coding sequence ATGGATTCGACTGATCTGGCACCGTTCAGCCCGCCCGGAACCGACGAGTACGCGGCCGCGTGCGCCGCCTTCCAGCTCGCTGCCCCGGTCGACCCGGCCGGTGCGTTCACCGCCCGCTCGGTCGGCGACGTCGTCCGGGCGGTCACCACCGCACGCCGGGCCGGACTGCCGCTGCGGGTGCACACGACCGGGCACGCGATGGGCCGGTCGGCGCCGGTGACCGGCGCGCTGCTGCTCCGCCCGCTGATCGACGCGCCGGTCCGGGTCGACCCGGCGACCCGCACGGCCCGCATCCCGGCCGGGAAGCGCTGGAGTGACGTGCTGCCGGAGGCGGTCGCGCACGGGCTGACCGCGGCGCACGGCTCGTCGGCCACGGTCGGCGCGGTCGGTTACCTGCTCAACGGCGGGATCAGCTTCTACGGGCGCCGGTTCGGCGTCGCGGCGAACCTGGTCCGGTCGATCACGCTGGTCACGGCCGCGGGCGAGGTCGTGGTGACGAGTGCCGCCGCGCACCCGGAGCTGTTCTGGGCGCTGCGCGGCGGTGGCGGCGGCTTCGGCGTGGTCGTCGAGGTGGAGGTGGCGCTCGTACCGATGCACCGGGTGGTCACCGGCATGGCCGTGTGGGACGCGGCCGGTGCGGCGACGGCCGGGCCGGCGTGGCAGCGCTGGGCGGAGACCGCACCGCGGGAGGTGACCTCGTCGCTGCGGCTGCTGAACGTGCCGCCGCTGCCGACGGTGCCGCCGGCGCTGGCCGGGCGACGCATCCTGGTGCTGGACGGCGCGGTCGCCGCGGAGTCCCCGGCGGAGCTGGAGCGCGCGGAGAAGGTCGCGGCGGAGATGCTGGCGGCGCTGCCGGCGCCGGAGTTCAGCACGTGGGCACCGGCCGGGCCGGAGACGTTGCCGATGACCCACATGGACCCGGTGGAGCCGATCCCGTTCCGGTCCGACACGCTGCTGCTGCGGTCGCTGCCCGAGGCCGGGTGGGCGGCGCTGCTCGACGCCGCCGGGCGGACCGAGCTGCTCGCGGTGGAGCTGCGGCAGCTCGGCGGCGCGTTCGCGGAGCCCGCGCCGGACGGCGGCGCGTTCCAGCGGGTCGAGGCGCCGCTGCTGTACTGGGCCTGCGGGCTGCCCGGTGAGCGGACCGAGGCGGACCTGGCGGCGGTGCGGGCCGCGCTCGCGCCGTACGCCACCGGGTTGACCGCGCCGACGTTCGCCGACCACTTCACGCAGCCGCAGCGCACCTACGACGAGCGGACCCGCGCCCGGGTGGAGCGGATCCGCCACGACGTGGACCCGGCCGGGCTGTTCGCCGGCGACGTGGCGGCCATCCGCGACCACTGA
- a CDS encoding NAD(P)-dependent alcohol dehydrogenase: MPVTVNAFAALERDAQITPWRYEQRDARPHDVRVDVLYCGICHTDLHHIGPWGRHFPVVPGHEMVGRVIETGPAVTAHAVGDLVAIGPVVDSCRTCPPCLAGDETLCLTVATSTYGAEDRHGDGITRGGYADRVVADERFVYRLPDGLDPAAAAPLLCAGSTVFAPLRHWAAGPGTTVGIVGIGGLGHLGVKFARALGAHVVAFTTSAAKAEDARRLGAHEVVLAGDAAQPVNRLDLIIDTVPAVHPMTPLVQALRTDGTLVTVGLPATLDVAPFALAVGRKSIAGAGAGGTRDTREMLEFAAAHGITADIELLGTADIDTGLRRLAANDVKYRFVIDLKR; the protein is encoded by the coding sequence ATGCCTGTCACCGTCAACGCCTTCGCGGCGCTGGAACGCGACGCACAGATCACGCCGTGGCGCTACGAGCAGCGCGACGCCCGGCCGCACGACGTGCGCGTCGACGTGTTGTACTGCGGGATCTGCCACACCGACCTGCACCACATCGGGCCGTGGGGCCGGCACTTCCCGGTCGTGCCGGGCCACGAGATGGTCGGCCGGGTGATCGAGACCGGCCCGGCGGTCACCGCCCACGCGGTGGGCGACCTGGTCGCGATCGGCCCGGTCGTCGACTCGTGCCGCACGTGCCCGCCGTGCCTGGCCGGCGACGAGACGCTGTGCCTGACCGTCGCGACCTCGACCTACGGCGCGGAGGACCGGCACGGCGACGGCATCACCCGCGGCGGGTACGCGGACCGGGTCGTCGCGGACGAGCGCTTTGTCTACCGGCTGCCGGACGGCCTCGACCCCGCGGCGGCCGCGCCGCTGCTCTGCGCCGGCAGCACCGTCTTCGCACCGCTGCGGCACTGGGCCGCCGGCCCGGGCACGACCGTCGGCATCGTCGGCATCGGCGGGCTCGGGCACCTCGGCGTGAAGTTCGCCCGCGCGCTCGGCGCGCACGTGGTCGCGTTCACCACCTCGGCCGCGAAGGCGGAGGACGCGCGGCGGCTGGGCGCGCACGAGGTGGTGCTGGCCGGCGACGCCGCCCAGCCGGTGAACCGTCTCGACCTGATCATCGACACCGTGCCCGCGGTGCACCCGATGACGCCGCTGGTGCAGGCGCTGCGAACGGACGGCACGCTGGTCACCGTGGGCCTGCCGGCCACGCTCGACGTGGCGCCGTTCGCGCTCGCGGTCGGCCGGAAGTCGATCGCCGGTGCGGGCGCGGGCGGCACCCGGGACACGCGCGAGATGCTGGAGTTCGCGGCCGCGCACGGCATCACCGCGGACATCGAGCTGCTCGGGACGGCCGACATCGACACCGGGCTGCGGCGCCTGGCGGCGAACGACGTGAAGTACCGCTTCGTGATCGACCTCAAGCGCTGA
- a CDS encoding TetR/AcrR family transcriptional regulator codes for MPGDAASTRRRILDAATAEFAAYGIAGARVDRIAAASGANKAMIYKYFGSKDQLFDAVFDAIVVQTMDDVPITGDDLPGYAIRMWDWQRHRPELLRVAHWDRLERGGAGMTADVVRKATADKTEAIADAQRRGLVDDTLPPATLLTLILELTRTGLDSPDPATHRTAIETAVGRLTTPPRTERKS; via the coding sequence ATGCCCGGAGACGCCGCCAGCACCCGCCGCCGCATCCTCGACGCCGCGACGGCCGAGTTCGCCGCGTACGGCATCGCCGGTGCCCGCGTCGACCGCATCGCCGCCGCCTCCGGCGCGAACAAGGCGATGATCTACAAGTACTTCGGCAGCAAGGACCAGCTCTTCGACGCGGTCTTCGACGCCATCGTGGTGCAGACCATGGACGACGTGCCGATCACCGGTGACGACCTCCCCGGCTACGCCATCCGCATGTGGGACTGGCAGCGCCACCGCCCCGAACTGCTGCGCGTCGCCCACTGGGACCGCCTCGAACGCGGCGGGGCCGGCATGACCGCGGACGTCGTCCGCAAGGCCACCGCCGACAAGACCGAGGCGATCGCCGACGCGCAGCGCCGCGGCCTCGTCGACGACACGCTGCCGCCCGCCACGCTGCTCACGCTGATCCTCGAACTCACCCGCACCGGCCTGGACTCCCCCGACCCGGCCACCCACCGCACCGCGATCGAGACCGCGGTGGGCCGCCTGACCACGCCGCCGCGGACCGAGCGAAAAAGCTGA
- a CDS encoding DUF1963 domain-containing protein, translating to MDYRDEFRRAAVESGIPATEAAAFAEFIRFSIWTSPYYKGVPVGRSGGLPRLPAGTAWPESPEGPLPYVVEFDCAALPTIDGLALPADGSLLVFLHHEDAYETYSITGQQAYARIVHVPAGTETVPASEPEHGEWVFADSERPFVAPEYRLRATVRPELPHWLARDTSRGLSDFQQRLADTVPHRDRLRALLAELWPAVEYGSHYDLGGYTGHIGGLYSPHLYDTAELTMAIENLEARGVDDVRGNEEEELHRVMSEWVPLLQFHADDVHVARFLVRHDDLAAGRPDRAMLFCEFTE from the coding sequence ATGGATTATCGGGACGAGTTCCGCCGGGCGGCGGTGGAGTCGGGCATCCCGGCGACGGAAGCGGCCGCGTTCGCCGAGTTCATCAGGTTCTCGATCTGGACGAGCCCGTACTACAAGGGTGTGCCCGTCGGGCGCAGCGGCGGGCTGCCCCGGCTGCCGGCCGGCACGGCCTGGCCGGAATCGCCGGAGGGGCCGCTGCCGTACGTGGTGGAGTTCGACTGCGCGGCGCTGCCCACGATCGACGGTCTGGCGCTGCCGGCGGACGGCTCACTGCTCGTCTTCCTGCACCACGAGGACGCCTACGAGACCTACTCGATCACCGGCCAGCAGGCGTACGCGCGGATCGTGCACGTGCCAGCCGGCACCGAGACCGTGCCGGCGAGCGAGCCGGAGCACGGCGAGTGGGTGTTCGCGGACTCGGAGCGGCCGTTCGTCGCGCCCGAGTACCGGCTGCGCGCCACCGTCCGGCCGGAACTGCCGCACTGGCTGGCACGGGACACCTCGCGCGGCCTGTCCGACTTCCAGCAGCGGCTGGCGGACACCGTGCCGCACCGGGACCGGCTCCGCGCGCTGCTCGCCGAGCTGTGGCCGGCCGTGGAGTACGGTTCCCACTACGATCTCGGCGGGTACACCGGGCACATCGGCGGGCTGTACTCCCCGCACCTGTACGACACGGCCGAACTCACCATGGCGATCGAGAACCTCGAGGCCCGCGGCGTCGACGACGTCCGCGGCAACGAGGAGGAGGAACTGCACCGGGTGATGAGCGAGTGGGTGCCACTCCTGCAGTTCCACGCGGACGACGTCCACGTCGCCCGGTTCCTGGTCCGCCACGACGACCTCGCCGCCGGCCGCCCGGACCGCGCGATGCTGTTCTGCGAGTTCACCGAGTAG
- a CDS encoding Mth938-like domain-containing protein, with product MTAITVEWGIVRVPGTGEFKDAKLWPGGAREWDWSETGTRHRPGVQPADAEELLEHGATTVILSTGMDGVLQVPDATADSLRQRGVVVHVLETRAAVALYTELSGGGTPVGALIHSTC from the coding sequence ATGACGGCGATCACGGTCGAGTGGGGCATCGTGCGGGTGCCCGGCACCGGCGAGTTCAAGGACGCCAAGCTGTGGCCGGGCGGCGCGCGCGAGTGGGACTGGTCGGAGACCGGCACCCGGCACCGTCCCGGCGTGCAGCCGGCGGACGCCGAGGAGCTGCTGGAGCACGGCGCCACCACGGTCATCCTGTCCACCGGCATGGACGGGGTGCTCCAGGTGCCGGACGCCACGGCCGACTCGTTGCGGCAGCGCGGCGTGGTGGTCCACGTGCTGGAGACCCGCGCGGCCGTGGCGCTCTACACCGAGTTGTCCGGCGGCGGCACCCCGGTCGGCGCGCTGATCCACTCGACCTGCTGA
- a CDS encoding acetylxylan esterase has protein sequence MNVENYTADVPEPPDFDRFWATSLRRPGPVLLSVEPVPTRLRLISTFDVSFAGFGGHPIRAWYSRPSFVEDVVLPAVVEFPGYGRGRGFPHERLTWVSAGYAHLLMDVRGAGGRYGNGGDTPDPGAVPDAPWPVTWGIGSPDTYYYRRLITDAVRAVLAVRALPGVDASRVAAVGNSQGGGLALAVAGLLPDLAALLVTAPFLCDIHHCLSTVDTSPYAEISSYLAVRRDLTPAAYDTLSYMDGVTFARQATAPACFGTGLRDNVCPPTSTYAAFNAYGGPRTDKEIHSYPFNGHEGGDAFHVAHQLEWLTTRMPPEPAG, from the coding sequence GTGAACGTGGAGAACTACACCGCGGACGTGCCGGAGCCGCCGGACTTCGACCGGTTCTGGGCGACCTCGCTGCGCCGGCCGGGCCCGGTGCTGCTCTCCGTCGAGCCGGTGCCGACCCGGCTGCGGCTGATCTCGACGTTCGACGTGTCGTTCGCCGGGTTCGGCGGGCACCCGATCCGCGCCTGGTACTCCCGCCCGTCGTTCGTCGAGGACGTGGTGCTGCCCGCGGTCGTCGAGTTCCCCGGCTACGGCCGCGGACGCGGGTTCCCGCACGAGCGGCTGACCTGGGTCTCGGCCGGGTACGCGCACCTGCTGATGGACGTGCGCGGCGCGGGCGGGCGCTACGGCAACGGCGGGGACACCCCCGACCCGGGCGCGGTGCCGGACGCGCCGTGGCCGGTGACCTGGGGGATCGGGTCGCCGGACACCTACTACTACCGGCGCCTGATCACCGACGCGGTACGGGCGGTGCTCGCGGTGCGCGCGCTGCCCGGGGTGGACGCATCCCGGGTGGCCGCGGTCGGCAACAGCCAGGGCGGGGGACTGGCGCTGGCCGTCGCCGGCCTGCTGCCGGACCTGGCCGCGCTGCTGGTCACCGCGCCGTTCCTGTGCGACATCCACCACTGTCTGTCGACGGTCGACACGTCACCCTACGCCGAAATATCGTCCTATCTCGCGGTGCGGCGGGACCTGACGCCCGCGGCCTACGACACGCTGTCCTACATGGACGGCGTCACGTTCGCCCGGCAGGCCACGGCCCCGGCCTGCTTCGGCACCGGGCTGCGCGACAACGTCTGCCCACCCACCAGCACGTACGCTGCGTTCAACGCCTACGGCGGTCCCCGCACCGACAAGGAGATCCACTCCTACCCCTTCAACGGTCACGAGGGCGGCGACGCGTTCCACGTCGCCCACCAACTGGAGTGGCTCACCACCCGCATGCCCCCGGAACCGGCCGGCTGA
- a CDS encoding LacI family DNA-binding transcriptional regulator produces the protein MTQPTIAFIAEEVGVSVTTVSKVLNGHADVAAATRERVEDSLRRHRYQRRTARRAAGHIDLVFHELDSVWAMEILRGVSAVAGPDGTPVVVSHLDGRHRPDRAGIDRLLSRRPLGIIMVLCAVADAQHRQLARRGIPLVIVDNDSATSARVPTVGANNWNGGLLATRHLIELGHRRIAVVTGPRDVLCSQARVAGYRFAHETVDLPVDPALVRYGDFTAEAGLAHGLRLLDRPDRPSAVFAGSDMQAMGVLRAAERLGLSVPRDLSVIGYDDLPMAAWTGPALTTVNQPLREMAGAATRMLLDLARGVPVPADRIDFVTGLVLRETTAPPA, from the coding sequence ATGACTCAACCGACCATCGCGTTCATCGCGGAAGAGGTCGGCGTCTCCGTCACCACCGTGTCCAAGGTGCTCAACGGCCACGCCGACGTGGCCGCGGCCACCCGGGAACGCGTCGAGGACAGCCTGCGCCGCCACCGGTACCAGCGCCGCACCGCGCGCCGCGCCGCCGGCCACATCGACCTGGTCTTCCACGAGCTGGACTCGGTCTGGGCGATGGAGATCCTGCGCGGCGTCAGCGCGGTCGCCGGCCCGGACGGCACCCCGGTCGTCGTCTCGCACCTCGACGGCCGGCACCGCCCCGACCGCGCCGGGATCGACCGGCTGCTGTCCCGCCGGCCGCTCGGCATCATCATGGTGCTCTGCGCGGTCGCCGACGCCCAGCACCGCCAGCTCGCCCGCCGCGGCATCCCGCTGGTCATCGTGGACAACGACAGCGCGACCTCGGCCCGGGTGCCCACGGTCGGCGCGAACAACTGGAACGGCGGCCTGCTCGCCACCCGCCACCTGATCGAGCTCGGCCACCGCCGGATCGCGGTCGTCACCGGCCCGCGCGACGTGCTGTGCAGCCAGGCCCGCGTCGCCGGCTACCGCTTCGCCCACGAGACCGTCGACCTGCCGGTCGATCCCGCGCTGGTGCGCTACGGCGACTTCACCGCGGAGGCCGGGCTCGCGCACGGCCTCCGGCTGCTGGACCGCCCCGACCGGCCGTCCGCCGTCTTCGCCGGGTCGGACATGCAGGCGATGGGCGTGCTCCGCGCGGCCGAGCGCCTCGGTCTGTCCGTGCCGCGCGACCTCTCCGTGATCGGCTACGACGACCTGCCGATGGCCGCCTGGACCGGGCCCGCGCTCACCACCGTCAACCAGCCGCTGCGCGAGATGGCCGGCGCCGCCACCCGCATGCTGCTCGACCTGGCCCGCGGCGTCCCGGTCCCGGCCGACCGCATCGACTTCGTCACCGGCCTGGTGCTGCGCGAGACCACGGCCCCGCCCGCGTGA
- a CDS encoding ABC transporter permease, which yields MVTLTKAPPTAPATPPKRARRPLIRDWQLYSLAVLPLLFFAVFRYAPMVGNVIAFRRFRPGGSPFGDDWVGLRYVRMFLADPTFWQVFTNTLIIGTLTLIICFPLPIVLALLLNEVRIKHLKRFVQSVSYLPHFLSVVIVAGMVGQLLSVDGTVNTLAGTEIPFLQRPEWFRTIYVSSEVWQTVGWGTILYLAALTTLDEELYDAARIDGAGRLRQTWHVTLPGIRPTMMTLLILNIGAFMAVGFEKILLLYNPLTYPTADVIPTYLYRLGVVSGNFSYGAAIGLFEAVIGLILVFTANSVSRRTVGTSLW from the coding sequence ATGGTCACGCTGACGAAGGCGCCGCCGACGGCCCCGGCCACGCCGCCGAAACGGGCGAGAAGGCCGCTGATCAGGGACTGGCAGCTGTACTCGCTGGCCGTACTGCCGCTGCTGTTCTTCGCGGTCTTCCGGTACGCGCCGATGGTCGGCAACGTGATCGCGTTCCGCCGGTTCCGGCCGGGCGGCAGCCCGTTCGGCGACGACTGGGTCGGGCTGCGCTACGTGCGGATGTTCCTGGCCGACCCGACGTTCTGGCAGGTCTTCACGAACACGCTGATCATCGGCACGCTCACGCTGATCATCTGCTTCCCGCTGCCGATCGTGCTCGCGCTGCTGCTCAACGAAGTGCGGATCAAGCATCTCAAGCGGTTCGTGCAGTCGGTGTCGTACCTGCCGCACTTCCTCTCCGTGGTGATCGTGGCCGGCATGGTCGGCCAGCTGCTCTCCGTGGACGGCACGGTCAACACGCTGGCCGGGACGGAGATCCCGTTCCTGCAGCGCCCGGAGTGGTTCCGGACGATCTACGTGTCGTCGGAGGTGTGGCAGACCGTCGGCTGGGGCACGATCCTCTACCTGGCGGCGCTGACCACGCTGGACGAGGAGCTCTACGACGCCGCGAGGATCGACGGCGCCGGCCGGCTGCGGCAGACCTGGCACGTGACGCTGCCCGGCATCCGTCCGACGATGATGACGCTGCTGATCCTGAACATCGGCGCGTTCATGGCGGTCGGCTTCGAGAAGATCCTGCTGTTGTACAACCCGCTGACCTACCCGACCGCCGACGTGATACCCACCTATCTCTACCGGCTCGGCGTGGTCAGCGGAAACTTCTCCTACGGTGCCGCGATCGGCCTGTTCGAGGCGGTCATCGGGCTGATCCTGGTCTTCACGGCGAACAGCGTCTCGCGCCGCACGGTCGGGACGAGCCTGTGGTGA